The Candidatus Beckwithbacteria bacterium genome has a window encoding:
- a CDS encoding sugar phosphate nucleotidyltransferase — MKGVILAGGKGTRLYPLTYPTNKHLLPIYDQPMIYYPIQTLVNAGIKNILIVTGDIHAGQFMQVLKNGKEFGITHLEYAYQEGGSKGIADALQYAEDFADGDAITVILGDNTTDEDISPAVKNFKSGATIFLKKVPDPERFGNPVFAKTDPQKIIDIVEKPTSPSSPYAVTGLYIYDHEVFKMIKKLRPSGRGELEVTDINNAYLKQGQLHWQELTGFWSDSGTFYSLFRSNRYWAKKKLGDKYTAVIKGKDIG; from the coding sequence ATGAAAGGTGTTATTTTAGCCGGCGGCAAGGGAACAAGATTGTACCCCTTAACTTATCCTACCAACAAGCATTTACTGCCTATTTATGACCAGCCGATGATTTATTACCCCATCCAGACTTTAGTTAACGCCGGGATTAAGAATATTTTAATCGTTACGGGGGATATCCATGCCGGACAATTTATGCAGGTTTTGAAAAACGGTAAAGAATTTGGCATTACTCATTTGGAATACGCCTATCAGGAAGGCGGGTCTAAAGGGATTGCCGATGCGCTTCAATATGCTGAAGATTTTGCTGACGGCGACGCGATCACCGTAATTTTAGGTGATAATACCACTGATGAGGATATTTCTCCGGCCGTTAAAAATTTTAAATCCGGCGCCACCATTTTTTTGAAAAAAGTTCCTGATCCGGAGCGTTTTGGCAACCCGGTTTTTGCCAAAACCGATCCGCAAAAAATTATTGATATTGTTGAAAAACCAACCAGTCCCAGCTCGCCCTATGCCGTCACTGGTTTGTATATTTACGATCATGAAGTTTTTAAAATGATCAAAAAATTAAGACCATCTGGCCGGGGAGAGCTGGAAGTTACTGATATTAATAATGCTTATTTAAAGCAGGGCCAGCTTCATTGGCAGGAACTAACCGGTTTTTGGTCTGATTCCGGCACTTTTTACTCGCTTTTTCGCTCCAACCGTTATTGGGCAAAGAAAAAGTTGGGCGATAAATATACGGCCGTTATCAAAGGCAAAGACATTGGTTGA
- a CDS encoding CAP domain-containing protein translates to MIHLLSHLFTPQESNNYKAKTLHASSLSVLLVLVIFTQVCFSFLGARMPGVLGINSSITADEIVNLTNKTREENGLPVLTISPLLSEAAQEKGADMIAKNYWAHASPDGTTPWDFFKNVHYQYLYAGENLARDFQDSPSVITAWMNSPTHRDNLLSGRYREIGIAVIQDTFQGQPTTLIVQLFGTQVSSALPVKTGEINANAEAVLAEIKTSPLISSFHLTKAISISLTIILIAVILIDSAIVTKKKIIRLSGSSLAHLIFLGILLILLVGIQPGLIL, encoded by the coding sequence ATGATTCATTTACTGTCCCATTTATTCACCCCCCAGGAATCCAATAACTACAAAGCTAAAACCCTTCACGCTTCTTCGCTCAGTGTTTTGCTGGTCTTAGTAATTTTTACCCAGGTTTGTTTTAGTTTCTTAGGGGCAAGGATGCCCGGTGTTTTAGGGATTAATTCTTCGATTACTGCCGACGAAATTGTCAATCTGACTAATAAAACCCGGGAGGAAAATGGCCTGCCGGTCTTAACGATTAGCCCGCTTTTATCCGAAGCTGCCCAGGAAAAAGGAGCGGACATGATTGCCAAAAATTATTGGGCGCATGCGTCGCCGGACGGAACCACTCCTTGGGATTTTTTTAAAAATGTTCATTATCAATATCTTTATGCCGGCGAGAATTTAGCCAGGGATTTTCAGGATTCTCCGTCGGTTATTACCGCTTGGATGAACTCGCCGACACACCGGGATAATCTTCTCTCCGGCCGTTACCGGGAAATCGGTATTGCCGTCATCCAGGATACTTTTCAGGGTCAGCCGACTACTTTAATCGTTCAATTATTCGGTACGCAGGTCAGTTCGGCACTGCCGGTTAAAACCGGAGAAATCAATGCCAACGCCGAAGCCGTTCTGGCAGAGATCAAAACGAGTCCCTTAATCAGCTCTTTTCACTTAACTAAAGCGATTTCTATCAGCTTAACGATTATTCTTATAGCCGTAATTTTAATCGATTCGGCGATTGTGACCAAAAAGAAAATTATCCGGCTTTCCGGTTCCAGCTTGGCTCACTTGATATTTTTAGGTATACTATTAATCTTGCTGGTGGGAATCCAGCCAGGCTTAATCCTTTAA
- a CDS encoding DNA polymerase IV, which produces MDRLIFHVDLNSFFASVEQQFNPSLRGKPVGILKALGRTCVIACSNQAKTFGIKTGMSLGEVKTLCPKIILVPANFTRYAAVTQQFIQLMNNFSDVVEVFSLDEVFLDVTYTQIFFGGSVKLAQKIQTKIQSELGECLGVSIGIAKNKFLAKLASSLAQKKGFFVINDQNQNQVLKEAKFADVCGIGRHLSQRLNNLGITSLSQVKLVPQSILQAEFGQFWAKELTRFSQGEDNHSLVTVKEIQPAKSVSRTYTLFATTTNQAVIKALIRNLVEEAVWKLRQMGLVGRQFGLAVRGDHFNQLKHVTRQIFTDSGREVFRQLYTIYNRWQIHRPIRFAGVWISLLTKKNLLPQPLFIADQKQDKILKTVDLINQSYGEYTIYPAALLNQTIIRPEINGYLGDKQFQLKTSWQI; this is translated from the coding sequence ATGGATCGGCTAATTTTCCACGTTGACTTAAATAGTTTTTTTGCCTCAGTCGAACAACAGTTTAATCCGTCTTTACGGGGAAAACCAGTCGGTATCTTAAAAGCCCTAGGCCGCACTTGCGTCATTGCCTGTTCTAACCAAGCCAAAACCTTTGGGATTAAAACCGGCATGAGTTTAGGAGAAGTTAAAACCCTTTGTCCTAAAATTATCTTAGTTCCCGCCAATTTTACTCGCTATGCCGCCGTCACCCAACAGTTTATTCAGCTGATGAATAATTTTAGCGACGTCGTGGAAGTTTTCTCGCTGGATGAAGTTTTTTTAGACGTCACCTATACTCAAATCTTTTTCGGCGGTTCAGTCAAATTAGCTCAAAAAATCCAAACCAAAATTCAGTCAGAATTAGGGGAATGTTTAGGCGTTTCCATCGGCATTGCTAAAAATAAATTTTTAGCCAAACTGGCTTCCAGCTTAGCCCAGAAAAAAGGCTTTTTTGTGATTAACGATCAGAATCAAAACCAAGTTTTAAAAGAGGCTAAATTTGCCGACGTTTGCGGCATTGGTCGCCATTTGAGTCAACGATTAAACAACCTGGGGATTACGTCTTTAAGCCAAGTTAAACTTGTGCCCCAATCGATTCTTCAAGCCGAATTCGGTCAGTTTTGGGCCAAAGAATTAACCCGTTTCAGTCAAGGGGAAGACAACCATTCTTTAGTGACAGTGAAAGAGATACAGCCAGCCAAGTCTGTTTCCCGCACCTATACTTTATTTGCCACCACCACCAATCAAGCTGTCATTAAAGCTTTAATCAGAAATTTAGTGGAAGAAGCTGTCTGGAAATTACGGCAGATGGGCTTAGTCGGCCGGCAGTTTGGTTTGGCTGTCCGTGGGGACCACTTTAATCAATTAAAGCACGTTACCAGACAAATTTTTACTGATTCCGGTCGGGAAGTTTTCCGGCAACTTTATACTATATATAATCGCTGGCAAATTCACCGCCCCATTCGTTTCGCCGGCGTTTGGATTTCTCTTTTGACTAAAAAGAACTTACTGCCTCAACCGTTATTTATTGCTGATCAAAAGCAAGATAAAATTTTAAAAACAGTTGATTTAATTAATCAAAGTTACGGCGAGTATACGATTTATCCGGCAGCCTTGCTTAATCAAACTATAATTCGGCCGGAAATCAACGGCTACTTAGGCGACAAACAATTTCAGCTAAAAACTTCTTGGCAGATATAG
- a CDS encoding restriction endonuclease gives MSAINIIKASGEKEVFLESKVRQSLQRAGVKAAIIDKILVNLIGQLYDGITTKEIYTKVFALLNQYQFGDSYRYTLKEALMALGPSGYPFEKFVARLLNSLGFHTQTQVIVKGRCIDHEIDVVAEKDNLKFLIECKFHNRPGTKSHSKDVLYTEGRFEDVTAVNDYHGVWLVTNTKLTQNAVKYGECRGMKLLAWRYPTKDSLEQLIETYQLYPVTCFAFLEKHQLEILIQNNLVLCSDVLKAPAKKLSGLGLSSKTLSDLRSIHFS, from the coding sequence ATGTCCGCCATTAATATTATTAAAGCTTCCGGAGAAAAAGAAGTTTTTTTAGAAAGTAAAGTTCGTCAGTCTTTACAGCGCGCCGGCGTTAAAGCCGCCATTATCGATAAAATATTAGTGAACTTAATCGGTCAGCTTTACGACGGCATTACCACCAAAGAAATTTATACCAAAGTTTTTGCGCTTTTAAATCAATATCAATTCGGTGATAGCTATCGTTACACTTTAAAAGAAGCCTTGATGGCCTTAGGCCCGTCCGGCTATCCGTTTGAAAAATTTGTTGCCCGGCTTTTAAACTCTCTGGGTTTCCACACCCAAACTCAAGTGATCGTTAAAGGCCGCTGTATTGATCATGAAATTGATGTGGTGGCCGAAAAAGATAATCTTAAATTTTTAATCGAGTGTAAATTTCATAACCGGCCCGGCACCAAATCCCATTCTAAAGATGTCCTTTATACCGAAGGCCGTTTTGAAGATGTGACCGCGGTTAATGATTATCATGGAGTGTGGTTGGTCACTAATACCAAATTAACTCAAAATGCCGTTAAGTATGGTGAGTGTCGGGGAATGAAATTGCTGGCTTGGCGTTATCCTACAAAAGACAGTCTGGAACAATTAATTGAAACCTATCAGTTGTATCCGGTTACTTGCTTTGCTTTTTTAGAAAAACACCAACTGGAAATTTTAATTCAGAATAATTTAGTGTTATGCAGCGATGTCCTTAAGGCTCCTGCCAAAAAATTATCCGGCCTTGGTTTAAGCTCCAAGACTTTATCTGACTTGCGTTCAATCCACTTTTCATAA
- a CDS encoding glycosyltransferase family 2 protein, whose translation MKISAIVPVFNEEKTVSRIIKTLLKNKFINEVIVVNDGSSDSSLKILKSFKKRIKLIDLKKNHGKGRAIAEGIKKAHGEIVVFFDADLTNLNNQYVNQLIKPLINKKFRGTIGILTTKSYLPIIFPPLAGLRAYFRKDLIDHFKAIRNSKYGVEAFFNKLFKGKEVKKVSLRGLKYLRKNEKRSNKEAFKEYIKMYKEIAKEMVK comes from the coding sequence ATGAAAATTTCTGCAATAGTGCCGGTTTTTAACGAAGAAAAAACCGTTAGCCGAATAATTAAAACTTTGCTGAAAAATAAATTCATCAACGAAGTTATTGTTGTCAATGACGGATCGAGCGATTCGAGTCTAAAAATTCTTAAAAGTTTTAAGAAGAGAATTAAATTAATCGATTTAAAGAAAAATCACGGCAAGGGCAGGGCGATCGCCGAAGGCATTAAAAAAGCCCATGGGGAAATTGTGGTTTTTTTTGACGCGGACCTGACTAACTTAAACAATCAATACGTCAACCAATTAATTAAACCGCTGATTAATAAAAAGTTCCGCGGGACTATCGGGATTTTAACCACCAAAAGTTACCTGCCCATCATTTTCCCGCCGCTGGCCGGGCTCAGAGCTTATTTTAGAAAAGATCTAATTGATCATTTTAAAGCAATCAGAAACAGCAAATATGGTGTCGAAGCTTTTTTCAATAAGTTATTCAAGGGGAAAGAGGTAAAAAAAGTCAGTTTAAGAGGTTTAAAATATTTGCGCAAAAATGAAAAACGCAGCAATAAAGAAGCGTTTAAAGAATACATCAAAATGTATAAGGAAATCGCTAAAGAAATGGTAAAATAG
- a CDS encoding class I SAM-dependent methyltransferase yields the protein MRRLLKFIAPKSFNDGLSKCNNLGKNLIIKNKVNRFLDLGCADGEFTLKFAKVLRPEEIYGVEIVDKYCNEAKRKGVKCVKFDLNSKWKFDNNYFDFILSSQNIEHLHNTRLYMEECYRCLKKGGQLLILTENLASWINIWSLIFGWQPFSTTLINGWSIGNPCIWHSQKPSNNTGKTSHVRVLAFKGLKDIMQHIGLKDVQVYSRGYLPFWGKLSDILCRVDKKHGHFLIGTGIK from the coding sequence ATGAGAAGATTATTAAAATTCATTGCTCCAAAAAGTTTTAACGATGGTCTCTCAAAATGTAATAATCTAGGAAAAAATCTAATAATAAAAAACAAAGTAAATAGATTTTTAGATCTTGGTTGTGCTGACGGTGAATTTACCCTAAAGTTCGCAAAAGTTTTACGGCCAGAAGAAATATATGGCGTAGAGATTGTTGATAAATATTGCAATGAGGCTAAAAGGAAAGGAGTAAAGTGTGTAAAATTTGACTTAAATTCTAAATGGAAATTTGATAATAATTATTTTGATTTTATTTTATCCAGCCAAAACATTGAACATTTGCATAACACTAGACTTTACATGGAAGAATGCTATCGGTGCTTAAAAAAAGGAGGGCAATTATTAATACTAACTGAAAATTTAGCATCTTGGATTAATATTTGGTCGTTAATTTTTGGCTGGCAACCATTTTCAACAACTTTAATTAATGGTTGGAGTATTGGCAATCCATGTATTTGGCATTCTCAAAAACCTTCTAATAATACTGGCAAAACTAGCCACGTAAGAGTATTAGCCTTTAAGGGCTTAAAAGATATAATGCAACATATTGGTTTGAAAGATGTTCAAGTTTACTCCAGGGGTTATCTTCCATTCTGGGGAAAGCTATCAGATATTCTTTGTAGAGTTGATAAAAAACATGGACATTTTTTAATCGGAACAGGAATAAAGTAA
- the greA gene encoding transcription elongation factor GreA: MPQQDFYLTPEGLKELKEELKVLVEEKKPALLERVATARSHGDLSENSEYAAAREDLAFVEGRIEEIETLVVKAKIIKSKKTDEVKLGSLVTVKTNGSTQTFELVGEWEADPLKQKISHTSPLGQALLGKKKGDKVEIKAPAGKVIYQIHKIE; encoded by the coding sequence ATGCCGCAACAGGATTTTTATTTAACACCCGAAGGCTTAAAAGAGCTCAAAGAAGAGCTCAAGGTTTTAGTGGAAGAAAAAAAGCCGGCCCTACTGGAAAGAGTGGCGACCGCCAGGTCCCATGGTGATTTATCAGAAAACAGCGAATATGCTGCGGCCAGAGAAGATTTGGCGTTTGTGGAAGGCAGAATTGAAGAAATTGAAACTTTGGTCGTTAAAGCCAAAATAATTAAAAGTAAAAAAACTGACGAAGTTAAATTGGGCAGTCTGGTGACAGTGAAAACCAATGGATCAACTCAGACTTTTGAGCTGGTGGGCGAATGGGAAGCCGACCCATTGAAGCAGAAAATTTCCCACACTTCGCCTTTAGGCCAAGCGCTTTTAGGCAAGAAAAAAGGCGATAAAGTGGAAATTAAAGCCCCGGCCGGAAAAGTTATTTACCAAATTCACAAAATCGAATAA
- the lysS gene encoding lysine--tRNA ligase: MFWADELADEIIKSGKYKPYHVDDMKTPSGKIHVGALRGVVVHDLIYQALLKRKVKASYSWVFNDMDPMDAFPYYLAPEFKQQMGKPLCQIPSPEPGYQSLAEGYAKQFIKVFNDLGVKPEIIWSSQFYRQGKFNEIIRQALDKVEKIRQLYHEISGYDKPKNWYPYQVICPKCGKIGSTMVTDWDGKMVSFECKKDLVTWATGCGFKGKIEPINANGKLMWKVDWAAHWKVIGVTIEGAGKDHMSKGGSHDLSSVICEQVFNYPSPFAFSYEWFLAKGGAKMSSSKGVGVSAVEISQTLPPEILKFLMVKTNYRRAIIFDPANNETILKLFDDYDATLPHKNLPRFRDVVQYLQDPKIDLKKQFAKANKKELEKRIKYGKIWLDKYAPEEQVFQTTKEIPEFVGTFTNTQREILTKAHIIAIEAKSPEEIQQKIYEEAKTIGLSTSKAFGTIYQATIGKDYGPKAGWLLFNNQQAIKRLDEAAKFKPAEIKSTKTDLIKLSPEFVKKYPSASVGFALIKGVKIGKINTELEKEKQDFLKTVNGLTTEALNQSPEILSYRKMYKQMGVDWHSKRPSPEALLRRIATGKGLYNPINVIVDAYNLIVMKNKVSCGAFDSDKIKFPSVVQIAQGGETALFLGDNQPTVLKPGEVCYFDQLGPYNMDYNYRDATRALATEKTKNVWVNVDGIYEITPDKVQKTVEETIAIIIKYCGGQVLEKGILVANDQTR; the protein is encoded by the coding sequence ATGTTTTGGGCAGATGAATTGGCTGACGAAATCATTAAATCAGGGAAATATAAACCTTATCATGTTGATGACATGAAAACGCCTTCGGGCAAAATTCATGTCGGTGCCTTAAGAGGGGTAGTGGTCCACGACTTAATTTACCAAGCTTTGCTCAAACGAAAAGTTAAAGCCAGCTATAGCTGGGTATTTAACGACATGGATCCAATGGATGCTTTCCCTTATTACTTAGCACCGGAATTTAAACAACAGATGGGAAAACCCTTATGTCAAATCCCCTCGCCGGAACCAGGATATCAGTCTTTGGCAGAAGGTTATGCCAAACAGTTTATTAAAGTCTTTAATGATTTGGGGGTGAAGCCGGAAATTATCTGGTCAAGCCAGTTTTACCGGCAGGGGAAATTTAATGAGATTATCCGGCAGGCTTTGGATAAGGTCGAAAAAATCAGACAGCTTTATCACGAAATTTCCGGCTACGACAAACCGAAAAATTGGTACCCTTACCAAGTAATTTGCCCTAAATGCGGCAAAATCGGGTCAACGATGGTGACTGACTGGGACGGCAAAATGGTCAGTTTTGAGTGTAAAAAGGATTTGGTCACCTGGGCAACTGGCTGCGGCTTTAAAGGCAAAATTGAACCGATTAATGCCAACGGCAAACTGATGTGGAAAGTGGATTGGGCCGCCCACTGGAAAGTGATCGGGGTGACGATTGAGGGCGCCGGTAAAGATCATATGAGTAAAGGCGGTTCGCACGATTTATCCTCAGTCATCTGTGAACAGGTATTTAACTATCCCTCTCCGTTTGCTTTTAGCTATGAATGGTTTTTGGCTAAGGGCGGAGCAAAAATGTCGTCTTCCAAGGGTGTGGGGGTGTCGGCGGTAGAAATCAGCCAAACACTGCCGCCGGAAATTTTAAAATTTTTAATGGTAAAAACCAATTACCGGCGGGCAATTATTTTTGATCCGGCAAATAATGAAACAATTTTAAAATTGTTTGATGATTATGATGCCACCTTACCTCACAAAAATTTGCCCAGATTCAGAGATGTGGTTCAATATCTGCAGGACCCAAAAATTGATTTGAAAAAACAGTTTGCAAAAGCCAACAAAAAAGAATTGGAAAAACGAATTAAATATGGCAAAATCTGGCTGGATAAATATGCACCCGAAGAACAAGTTTTTCAAACAACTAAAGAAATTCCTGAATTTGTCGGGACTTTTACAAATACACAGCGTGAGATATTAACCAAAGCACATATTATCGCAATAGAAGCTAAATCACCTGAGGAGATTCAGCAAAAAATTTATGAGGAAGCTAAAACAATTGGGTTATCAACCAGTAAAGCGTTTGGAACAATTTACCAAGCAACAATAGGAAAAGATTATGGACCAAAAGCCGGATGGTTACTTTTTAACAATCAGCAAGCAATTAAAAGATTGGATGAAGCGGCTAAATTTAAACCAGCAGAAATCAAGTCAACAAAAACTGATTTAATTAAATTAAGTCCGGAGTTTGTGAAAAAATACCCTTCGGCCAGTGTTGGGTTTGCTTTAATTAAGGGTGTTAAAATCGGGAAAATAAATACTGAGCTGGAAAAAGAAAAACAAGACTTTTTAAAAACAGTCAACGGCTTAACCACGGAGGCCTTGAATCAATCTCCGGAAATCCTGAGTTATCGAAAAATGTATAAACAAATGGGGGTAGATTGGCACTCAAAACGGCCCAGCCCGGAAGCACTTTTAAGACGAATTGCCACCGGTAAAGGCTTATATAACCCGATTAATGTCATTGTCGATGCCTATAATTTGATCGTTATGAAAAATAAAGTTTCCTGCGGGGCTTTTGATAGCGATAAAATTAAATTTCCCAGTGTGGTTCAAATAGCTCAGGGAGGGGAAACAGCTTTATTTCTCGGAGATAATCAACCAACGGTTTTAAAACCCGGCGAAGTTTGTTATTTTGACCAATTAGGGCCTTATAACATGGATTATAATTATCGGGATGCTACCAGAGCGTTAGCCACGGAAAAAACCAAAAATGTTTGGGTTAACGTTGACGGCATATATGAAATTACACCGGATAAAGTTCAAAAAACAGTGGAAGAAACAATCGCAATTATTATTAAATACTGCGGAGGCCAGGTGCTAGAAAAAGGCATCCTGGTGGCTAATGATCAAACGCGATGA
- a CDS encoding Nif3-like dinuclear metal center hexameric protein gives MIKRDELIKFVYQTIGEELIQKALIKDEVANGVQFLGSEEINKVALGVSCNEEFLLGAVKAGANFCIFHHGLDTRVWKSRFPLFAQKRLKVVIENKLTIMGLHYSLDSHPKIGNNATIIRLLGAEIKETLFEEWGYTATFNQPQDIKGLLDKCQKLFNHKVFSVLAGPSKVTTIGVVSGAGKPDMAELAEIESKGVQLYISGETSEWIVHQIKESEINYFCGGHYATEVFGVKELAKKIKENYQNKLEVEFIDIPNEI, from the coding sequence ATGATCAAACGCGATGAATTAATTAAATTTGTTTATCAAACGATTGGCGAAGAACTAATCCAAAAAGCGCTGATTAAAGACGAGGTGGCCAACGGCGTGCAGTTTTTGGGCAGTGAAGAAATAAATAAAGTGGCTTTAGGGGTCAGCTGCAATGAAGAGTTTTTGCTAGGGGCGGTAAAAGCCGGAGCGAATTTCTGTATTTTCCACCACGGGCTGGATACCCGAGTTTGGAAATCCCGTTTTCCTTTGTTTGCTCAAAAAAGATTAAAAGTTGTTATCGAAAATAAACTAACAATAATGGGGTTACATTACTCTTTAGACAGCCATCCGAAAATCGGCAATAATGCCACTATAATTCGTTTGCTGGGGGCAGAAATTAAAGAAACTTTATTTGAAGAATGGGGCTATACAGCCACTTTTAATCAACCACAAGACATTAAAGGATTGTTGGATAAATGCCAAAAATTATTTAATCATAAGGTTTTTAGCGTCCTGGCCGGGCCAAGCAAAGTGACAACAATAGGCGTAGTTTCCGGGGCCGGAAAACCAGATATGGCAGAGTTGGCAGAAATAGAAAGTAAAGGGGTCCAATTATATATTTCCGGAGAAACCAGCGAGTGGATTGTTCATCAAATAAAAGAGTCGGAAATCAATTATTTTTGCGGCGGACATTACGCGACCGAAGTTTTCGGGGTAAAAGAACTAGCTAAAAAAATTAAAGAAAATTACCAAAATAAACTGGAAGTGGAATTTATCGACATTCCTAATGAAATATGA
- a CDS encoding HD domain-containing protein, translating into MISREEVLVLIRKYIKTENTIKHMLATEAIMRALARKFEPEKEDIWGMAGLIHDLDYEVIKDKEKEHGKKTVEILKQEKVDLPEEVYATILAHCCNLYPEYQPKNKMEWSLFISDSLTGLITATTLVRPDRKLASVEVKSVMKKFKQAAFAAGTRREEIALCEEKLGIPLAEFVELSLKAMQAISNDLGL; encoded by the coding sequence ATGATTTCCAGAGAAGAAGTTTTAGTTTTAATCAGAAAATACATTAAGACAGAAAATACAATCAAGCACATGTTGGCCACGGAAGCGATTATGCGGGCGTTGGCGAGAAAATTTGAGCCGGAAAAAGAAGATATTTGGGGAATGGCTGGTTTAATCCATGATTTGGATTACGAAGTGATTAAGGATAAGGAAAAAGAGCACGGCAAAAAAACCGTGGAGATTTTAAAACAGGAGAAAGTGGATTTACCGGAAGAAGTCTACGCGACAATTTTAGCCCATTGCTGTAATCTTTATCCGGAATATCAGCCGAAAAATAAAATGGAGTGGAGTTTATTCATCAGCGATTCTTTAACCGGTTTAATCACCGCCACAACTTTAGTCCGGCCTGACCGAAAACTAGCCAGTGTAGAAGTAAAATCAGTCATGAAAAAGTTTAAACAAGCGGCATTTGCTGCCGGAACCAGAAGAGAAGAAATTGCTCTCTGTGAAGAAAAATTAGGCATTCCCCTGGCCGAATTTGTCGAGTTAAGCCTTAAAGCCATGCAGGCAATTAGCAATGATTTAGGGTTATAA
- the serS gene encoding serine--tRNA ligase: MLDIQFIRDHPDKVKESTTNKNYDPKIVDEVLKVDKTRREWLQKIESLRAERNQLTKEGKPHSAKATRGKEIKKELKKLEPELKEAEIKFKDKLNQIPNLCSAKAPVGKSEKDNKEVKKWGEVKKFNFPVKDHLELGKNLGILDFETGAKVAGSQFYFLYGDGARLELALIQYAFDLLSKEGFLPVITPDLAKSRYYLGTGYIPKGKEAQTYEIKDQDLGLIATAEVTLAGKHSDEVILENKLPLKYIGYSHCFRQEQGAYGKYSKGLYRVHQFTKAEMFIYCKPEDSDKYHEYLLTMEEKIYQGLGLPYRIVEMCTGDLGAMAARKLDIEAWMPSRNEYGEVTSTSNCTDYQARNLNIKFKGKEKNEYVHMLNGTAIATSRTPLAILENYQTKAGYVEIPKVLQKYMGKNEIS; the protein is encoded by the coding sequence ATGTTAGATATTCAATTCATTAGAGACCATCCGGATAAAGTTAAAGAGTCGACGACAAATAAAAACTACGACCCGAAAATCGTGGATGAAGTGTTGAAAGTAGATAAAACCAGGCGGGAGTGGCTGCAAAAAATTGAAAGCTTAAGAGCTGAGCGTAATCAATTGACCAAGGAAGGAAAACCCCACTCCGCCAAGGCTACGCGGGGCAAGGAGATTAAAAAAGAACTAAAAAAGCTTGAGCCAGAATTAAAAGAAGCCGAAATAAAATTTAAAGATAAATTAAATCAAATCCCTAATTTATGTTCGGCTAAAGCGCCGGTCGGCAAAAGCGAAAAAGACAATAAAGAGGTAAAAAAGTGGGGTGAAGTGAAAAAATTCAATTTTCCAGTAAAGGATCATTTGGAGTTAGGGAAAAATTTAGGAATTTTGGATTTTGAGACCGGGGCAAAAGTGGCCGGTTCACAATTTTATTTTCTTTATGGAGACGGAGCAAGATTGGAGCTAGCTTTGATTCAATATGCTTTTGATTTACTGTCCAAAGAAGGGTTTTTACCGGTTATTACCCCAGACTTGGCCAAAAGCAGATATTATTTAGGCACAGGCTATATCCCCAAAGGCAAAGAGGCACAAACCTATGAAATAAAAGACCAAGATTTAGGGTTAATTGCTACGGCTGAAGTCACTTTAGCCGGAAAACACAGCGATGAGGTGATTTTGGAAAATAAACTGCCTTTAAAATATATCGGTTATTCGCATTGTTTTAGGCAGGAACAAGGTGCTTACGGCAAATACTCTAAAGGCCTTTACCGCGTCCACCAGTTTACTAAAGCGGAAATGTTTATTTACTGTAAACCGGAAGATTCGGATAAATACCATGAATATTTGCTGACAATGGAGGAAAAAATCTACCAGGGATTAGGGCTACCCTACCGAATAGTGGAAATGTGCACCGGCGACTTGGGGGCAATGGCTGCAAGAAAACTGGACATTGAAGCTTGGATGCCCAGCCGCAATGAATACGGCGAAGTCACTTCCACCTCCAACTGCACTGATTATCAAGCCCGCAACTTAAATATTAAGTTTAAAGGTAAAGAAAAAAATGAATATGTCCATATGTTAAACGGAACGGCGATCGCTACCTCCAGAACGCCGTTGGCAATTTTGGAAAACTACCAAACGAAAGCTGGATACGTGGAAATACCTAAAGTTTTACAAAAATATATGGGTAAAAATGAAATTTCTTAA